The following coding sequences are from one Candidatus Nitrohelix vancouverensis window:
- a CDS encoding tetratricopeptide repeat protein, which translates to MKPPPAKAPKANDSALMALSKGLGFFQTGQLEEARKAFEEGIKQNPGKGELYYYLGLVLNKSQDYDQAIAIFKKALTLSPDIKELFLNLGISYFKTQDLASAQETFQIALEIQPENGSAQFFMGMTLNALQKFEESIPYFDRAAQLDPEFIQLGGYYKGLSYYKLGKTPEAVEQFEKSVAVDPQTKIAKDSQQFIELLTNKKTKSKKNWSANFSAGWEWNDNITRAESDQVSNESDTSYIFEAGGEYTLHKDSQYTVTTGYSFFQSLFENATEFNFQSHTPSFSFSRAFEKFEASMNYSYSYNFLDDKSFLAIHILAPTVNFSLHPQHYMTTSYMLQNKTFFTDATRDGDNHSLGFLNFFFFMDNKAYWSAGYRYSDESTINKELEYAGHRISTTLKLPAYLLDTLKISYSLSIRDYKNVTASINEKRRDEKQTLKASIVQPLFDSFVLDISYTRTESSSNLLSVDFKENAAGFNIGYKF; encoded by the coding sequence GGCAAGGGCGAGTTGTATTATTATCTGGGGCTTGTCTTGAATAAATCGCAGGACTACGATCAGGCAATCGCAATCTTCAAAAAAGCTCTGACCCTGTCGCCTGACATTAAAGAGCTATTCCTTAATCTTGGGATTTCCTACTTCAAGACGCAGGATCTTGCATCTGCCCAGGAAACTTTTCAAATCGCTCTTGAAATTCAGCCAGAAAACGGTTCGGCTCAATTTTTTATGGGGATGACTCTAAACGCCCTGCAAAAATTTGAGGAATCGATCCCCTATTTTGATCGCGCCGCCCAACTCGATCCCGAATTCATCCAACTGGGCGGCTACTACAAAGGACTGTCTTATTATAAATTAGGCAAGACGCCTGAAGCGGTGGAACAGTTCGAAAAATCCGTCGCCGTCGATCCACAAACAAAAATTGCGAAGGATTCCCAGCAATTCATTGAACTCCTCACCAACAAGAAAACAAAAAGCAAAAAAAACTGGTCGGCTAATTTCAGCGCAGGCTGGGAGTGGAACGACAACATCACCCGCGCGGAATCGGATCAGGTTTCCAATGAATCGGACACCTCCTACATTTTTGAAGCCGGCGGAGAATACACTCTTCATAAAGATTCGCAATACACAGTCACCACGGGATACAGCTTTTTCCAAAGCCTGTTCGAAAATGCGACCGAGTTCAATTTTCAGTCCCACACCCCCAGCTTTTCTTTTTCGCGCGCCTTCGAAAAATTTGAAGCGAGTATGAATTATTCCTACTCCTATAATTTTCTGGATGATAAATCCTTTCTGGCCATTCACATCCTCGCCCCGACCGTTAATTTTTCTCTGCACCCACAGCATTACATGACGACCAGTTACATGCTCCAGAACAAAACATTTTTCACGGACGCCACCCGAGACGGCGACAATCATTCCCTCGGCTTTCTCAACTTTTTCTTTTTTATGGACAACAAGGCTTACTGGTCGGCTGGATACAGATACTCGGACGAAAGCACGATCAACAAAGAATTAGAGTACGCCGGACATCGAATCAGCACGACGCTGAAACTACCAGCCTACTTGCTCGACACCCTGAAGATTTCCTACAGCCTTTCAATTCGCGACTACAAAAATGTGACCGCAAGCATCAATGAAAAACGCCGAGACGAGAAACAAACGCTCAAGGCATCGATCGTGCAACCCTTGTTTGATTCATTCGTTCTCGACATCAGCTACACGCGCACAGAAAGCAGTTCCAATTTGCTTTCCGTGGATTTCAAGGAAAATGCCGCCGGATTCAATATAGGCTATAAATTCTAG
- a CDS encoding adenylate/guanylate cyclase domain-containing protein codes for MPRSLHWPIAFLVIFLSTYLLYVNPVFLQKFESIFQDLNFRWRGETAPGPNIAIAAIDEKSMDQFGRWPWPRATISKLIERLTEMEAKVIGFDVVFSSPELNPGAKIVDDIETRLLLNGLPKADVDQSLLPFKNNAEPDLQFAQTIRDSKRTVLGYFLHHSLTDTNELTLDSVQTNIENIESSRFQNFIKSSGALQLDELPIRPAYGAEANIKTISKSTRDAGFLSFDVEPDGSIRWLPLIVKLQNPKTKESSFFPPFSIRVVEKYLDGALILKAGPTGIDEVLLDAEEAIPLPVDLQGRIFINYLGRQNTFPHYSIADILQGLVPPETFKDKIVLVGATAQGLKDIRNTAFDPIMPGIEIHATVIDNILRQNFIVRPQWAPLAEALYLLIAGIALTLVYTRIRPSASVFFWLFVTAAQFILFQWLFTSKQILFTNFYAHLEHFLLFTSITIYRYRAEEKQKKQIKNIFGQYVSPTVIEQILQDPENISLGGEQKELTAYFTDLAGFSAVSEQLSAQELVALLNEYLSAMTDVLLAHEGTLDKYDGDAIKAFFGAPIYFPDHALRACLVCIEMQERLRELNKLWESQGRPTMGMRVGVNTGQMVVGNLGSRERMNYGMNGDSVNLAARLEGVNKLYGTESIISESTYLQAKDHLEVRELDLVKVVGRKTPVRIYELLAKKGALDDTLKESYEIFAVGLQNYRAQQWDQAIERFNHVLERTPLDRPSQLLIERCERFKLTPPEIDWDGSFTLTSK; via the coding sequence ATGCCACGATCATTACACTGGCCCATCGCATTCCTCGTCATCTTCCTTTCGACGTATCTGCTGTACGTCAACCCCGTTTTTCTACAAAAATTTGAAAGCATTTTTCAGGACCTGAATTTTCGCTGGCGGGGAGAAACCGCTCCCGGTCCGAATATCGCGATAGCGGCCATCGACGAAAAAAGCATGGACCAATTTGGACGGTGGCCCTGGCCGCGAGCAACCATCTCCAAGCTGATCGAGCGACTGACCGAGATGGAAGCAAAAGTCATTGGCTTTGACGTCGTCTTTTCATCGCCGGAATTGAACCCCGGCGCAAAAATCGTGGACGATATTGAGACCCGCCTGCTTCTGAACGGCCTTCCTAAAGCGGACGTAGACCAAAGCCTTCTTCCGTTCAAGAATAACGCTGAACCCGACCTTCAATTTGCCCAGACAATCCGCGACTCCAAGAGGACGGTGCTGGGATATTTCCTACATCATTCGCTCACCGATACAAACGAATTAACGCTCGATTCCGTTCAGACCAATATCGAGAACATAGAATCATCAAGATTTCAGAATTTCATCAAATCCAGCGGCGCGCTTCAGTTGGATGAATTACCCATTCGCCCGGCTTATGGCGCAGAGGCCAATATAAAAACCATCTCAAAAAGCACACGAGACGCGGGCTTTCTGAGTTTCGACGTGGAACCGGACGGGTCCATCCGCTGGCTACCTCTGATCGTCAAACTGCAAAACCCTAAAACCAAAGAGTCTTCCTTCTTCCCGCCCTTCTCCATCCGCGTCGTCGAAAAATACCTCGACGGGGCGTTGATTCTCAAGGCAGGGCCGACAGGCATTGATGAAGTTCTGCTCGACGCAGAGGAAGCGATTCCCCTGCCCGTCGATCTGCAAGGAAGAATTTTCATCAACTATCTGGGCAGGCAGAACACCTTTCCACATTATTCAATCGCCGATATCCTTCAAGGCCTCGTCCCCCCGGAAACCTTCAAGGATAAAATTGTTCTGGTCGGCGCAACCGCCCAGGGCTTGAAGGATATACGAAACACTGCATTCGATCCGATCATGCCCGGTATTGAAATCCACGCCACGGTGATCGACAATATACTCAGGCAGAATTTTATCGTTCGCCCGCAATGGGCGCCGTTAGCCGAAGCGCTTTATCTGCTCATTGCAGGCATCGCTCTAACTTTGGTCTACACCCGCATTCGCCCATCGGCCAGCGTCTTTTTCTGGCTTTTTGTCACCGCCGCCCAGTTCATTCTGTTTCAGTGGCTCTTTACATCCAAGCAAATCCTGTTCACAAATTTTTACGCCCACCTCGAACATTTTCTATTATTCACCAGCATCACGATTTATCGCTATCGTGCAGAAGAAAAGCAAAAAAAGCAGATCAAGAACATTTTTGGCCAATACGTTTCGCCCACCGTGATCGAACAGATTCTCCAGGATCCCGAAAACATAAGCCTCGGCGGAGAGCAAAAAGAACTGACCGCATATTTTACCGACCTTGCAGGCTTCAGCGCGGTCTCGGAACAACTATCGGCGCAGGAACTGGTTGCCCTACTGAACGAATATTTATCCGCAATGACCGACGTTTTACTCGCCCACGAAGGCACGCTCGACAAATACGACGGCGACGCCATCAAAGCTTTTTTTGGCGCCCCGATTTACTTTCCCGACCATGCCCTGCGCGCCTGTCTGGTGTGTATTGAAATGCAGGAACGCCTGCGAGAATTAAATAAATTATGGGAGAGTCAGGGGCGGCCAACGATGGGAATGCGCGTCGGCGTCAACACCGGGCAAATGGTGGTCGGCAACCTGGGGTCAAGAGAACGCATGAATTATGGAATGAACGGGGACTCCGTCAATCTGGCCGCGCGCCTTGAAGGAGTGAACAAACTCTATGGAACCGAGTCCATCATCAGCGAGTCCACCTATCTTCAAGCCAAAGATCACCTAGAAGTCAGAGAACTGGATCTGGTTAAGGTGGTAGGGCGAAAAACGCCTGTCAGAATTTATGAACTGCTGGCAAAAAAAGGCGCTCTTGACGACACGCTCAAGGAAAGTTATGAAATTTTCGCCGTCGGACTTCAGAATTACAGGGCCCAACAATGGGACCAGGCCATCGAGCGCTTCAACCATGTTCTGGAGAGAACGCCGCTCGACCGACCGTCCCAACTGCTGATAGAACGTTGCGAACGCTTCAAACTCACTCCGCCAGAAATCGACTGGGACGGATCCTTCACGCTGACATCGAAATAG